The following coding sequences lie in one Desulfobacteraceae bacterium genomic window:
- a CDS encoding response regulator, with the protein MVYAHKSLFFRVIAIALLFGGLFWVFDGAFSYYYFHRHLRFLLLEGPETLLDAIVFKVPYRDLFTRVSFMVAALLGGLMAAGFLQRLKKSQLELSRSNEAARAILNATADQAMLLETDGTIVACNQVLLRDLGKPRQEVIGRDLFAFIPHHLAVTRRAMIQEVVETGLPRQFSDESGGRKLENRIFPVFNAAGQTSRIVYFAHDYTERWMAEKEKEKLKEQLSRSRKMEALGLLAGGVAHDLNNVLSGIVSYPELILLDLPRESPFRRPILTIQESGQKAAAIVEDLLTLARRGVNKNEVVNLNAIVQEYLGSPEYQKLKMYHLEVEVTSDLPSDLKNINGSPVHLKKTVMNLVSNAAEAQPDGGCIRIATENRLLEDSVRGYDTIRPGEYVVLRVEDEGIGIAPEDMNRIFEPFYTKKVMGRSGTGLGMAVVWGTVQDHHGHINLRSAKGRGTTFEIYFPVTRNKMFDKLGELPLQAYLGRNESILVVDDIPEQREIASSILKKLGYSVTTASSGEDALAQMSRCPVDLLVLDMIMEPGMDGLETYQRVIKRHPSQRAVIASGFAEDHRVKKAMALGVTHYIRKPYTLEKIGLAVKAALEN; encoded by the coding sequence ATGGTGTACGCGCACAAATCCCTTTTTTTTCGCGTCATCGCCATCGCCCTTCTCTTCGGGGGCCTTTTCTGGGTTTTTGACGGCGCCTTTTCCTACTATTACTTCCATCGCCATCTGCGCTTCCTGCTGCTCGAGGGGCCCGAGACCCTTCTGGACGCCATCGTTTTCAAGGTGCCCTACCGGGATCTCTTCACGCGGGTTTCCTTCATGGTGGCCGCTTTGCTGGGCGGGCTGATGGCGGCCGGCTTTCTGCAGCGCCTGAAAAAAAGTCAGCTGGAACTCAGCCGCAGCAACGAGGCGGCGCGCGCGATACTCAACGCCACCGCCGACCAGGCTATGCTGCTGGAGACCGACGGCACCATCGTCGCCTGCAATCAGGTGCTCCTGCGGGACCTGGGCAAACCGCGGCAGGAGGTCATCGGTCGCGACCTTTTTGCGTTCATCCCCCACCATCTGGCCGTCACCCGCCGGGCCATGATCCAGGAGGTCGTCGAGACCGGCCTGCCGCGGCAGTTCAGTGACGAAAGCGGCGGGCGCAAGCTGGAAAACCGGATCTTTCCGGTTTTCAACGCCGCCGGTCAGACCTCCCGGATCGTCTATTTCGCCCACGACTACACCGAACGCTGGATGGCCGAGAAAGAGAAGGAAAAACTCAAGGAGCAGCTGTCGCGCTCGCGCAAAATGGAGGCCCTGGGGCTTCTGGCCGGCGGCGTGGCCCACGACCTCAACAACGTGCTCTCCGGGATCGTCAGCTACCCGGAGCTGATTCTGCTGGACCTGCCCCGTGAAAGCCCGTTTCGCAGACCCATCCTGACCATCCAGGAGTCCGGCCAAAAAGCCGCCGCCATCGTCGAGGACCTCCTGACCCTCGCCCGTCGGGGGGTCAACAAAAACGAGGTGGTCAACCTAAACGCCATCGTCCAGGAATACCTCGGCTCGCCCGAATACCAGAAGCTCAAGATGTACCACCTGGAGGTGGAGGTGACATCCGATCTGCCGTCGGATCTGAAAAACATCAACGGGTCGCCGGTTCATCTGAAAAAGACCGTCATGAACTTGGTTTCCAACGCCGCCGAGGCCCAGCCGGATGGCGGGTGCATCCGGATAGCGACCGAAAACCGGCTGTTGGAGGACAGTGTCCGGGGCTACGACACCATCCGGCCGGGGGAATACGTCGTTCTGCGGGTGGAAGACGAGGGCATCGGAATCGCCCCGGAGGACATGAACCGAATTTTCGAGCCCTTCTACACCAAAAAGGTCATGGGCCGCAGCGGCACCGGGTTGGGGATGGCGGTGGTCTGGGGCACGGTTCAGGACCACCACGGCCACATCAACCTGCGCAGCGCCAAAGGCCGCGGCACGACCTTCGAAATCTACTTCCCGGTCACCCGCAACAAGATGTTCGACAAGCTGGGGGAGCTTCCCCTGCAGGCCTACCTGGGGCGCAACGAATCGATCCTGGTGGTGGACGACATTCCCGAGCAGCGCGAAATCGCCTCCTCGATTCTAAAAAAACTGGGCTACTCGGTGACCACCGCCAGCAGCGGTGAGGACGCTCTCGCCCAGATGAGCCGGTGCCCGGTGGACCTGCTGGTGCTCGACATGATCATGGAGCCCGGGATGGACGGGCTGGAAACCTACCAGCGGGTCATCAAGCGCCATCCGTCCCAGCGGGCGGTCATCGCCAGCGGGTTTGCCGAGGATCACCGGGTCAAAAAGGCCATGGCGCTGGGCGTGACCCACTACATCCGCAAACCCTATACCCTCGAGAAAATCGGGCTGGCGGTCAAGGCGGCCCTGGAGAACTGA
- a CDS encoding MFS transporter — translation MSHLDISLRTRIFLVVILVIVAAQVFNARRSVARFQTSYLKALEEQCQRLGAFLERDFEHALGLGVPLTRLGRLEQTLGAVLAATPELAVIAVLDVAGNVVCAVAPTGALSPHPGRAGLPPIAPETLLALRRLGISADALETRVPLRAPGQRLVAGHLYLRLAPDLLLQRSRGIWLDMLTIMLVSLLVTFEALTFFVAERIGRPLDRVLAAVNRSIYRQSPVVDPAGDLTPALGRMVSAFNGCMQRYLDALAPLGNLRRRAEAARRRLDQLAVRPAAPTAACVATVGTADLRATVAALQRQAADLVSRLAPAAIQALPSDWRRVSRDALPKQMPCGWIRPLIFLFIIADAFCISFFPLYVETLYAPVRGVSREVVIGLPISVFMAVFALSMPLTGSWSERVGWCRPLLAGIVFNAVGLLLTAAAGSIAQLVVFRAVTALGFGMVFMACQRFVIDNTSVRERAVGMAAFLAAFFGGDICGTVMGGVLADRIGYRSIFLLSGGVSLLALALGVLLFRHAWRVPPKPAVQRGWPLRGALKVLLDREFCAVVWLQAIPAKIVLIGVLFYFVPLYLRQGAASQGDIGRVIICYGLSMVFLGPLFYRCCDRPAYRKYYIGVGGLLTALALSVFLFFSGVGAAVFLAAMLGLAHTFSVSSQAAFITETRVAKAMGEGAGMGLFRFWERVGNVAGPLVVGGLISRLGYESAMVALAAFSLAASLAYLAVIGGPWRLRPQARRLK, via the coding sequence ATGAGTCACCTGGACATCAGTCTGCGGACCCGGATCTTTCTGGTGGTGATTTTGGTGATTGTCGCCGCCCAGGTGTTCAACGCGCGCCGCAGCGTGGCCCGTTTTCAGACCAGCTACCTCAAAGCCCTGGAGGAGCAATGCCAGCGGCTGGGGGCCTTTCTGGAGCGGGATTTTGAGCACGCACTGGGCCTCGGGGTGCCGCTGACCCGCCTGGGGCGGCTGGAGCAGACCCTGGGTGCGGTGCTGGCCGCCACCCCCGAACTGGCCGTGATCGCGGTTTTGGACGTGGCCGGCAATGTGGTCTGCGCGGTGGCGCCCACGGGTGCGCTGTCGCCTCATCCGGGACGCGCGGGGCTCCCGCCGATCGCGCCGGAGACGTTGCTTGCACTGCGGCGGCTGGGGATTTCGGCGGACGCCCTGGAGACCCGGGTGCCGCTTCGCGCCCCCGGCCAGAGACTGGTCGCCGGCCACCTGTATCTGCGCCTTGCGCCCGATCTCTTGCTGCAACGGTCCCGCGGGATTTGGCTGGACATGCTGACCATCATGCTGGTTTCCCTGCTGGTGACCTTCGAGGCCTTGACCTTTTTTGTGGCCGAGCGCATTGGGCGTCCGCTGGACCGGGTGCTGGCGGCGGTCAACCGCTCGATTTACCGCCAGAGCCCTGTCGTCGACCCGGCCGGGGACCTGACCCCCGCCCTCGGACGGATGGTCTCGGCCTTCAACGGTTGCATGCAGCGCTACCTGGACGCCCTCGCACCGCTGGGAAACCTGCGGCGGCGGGCCGAAGCCGCCCGCCGGCGGCTTGATCAGCTTGCTGTCCGGCCCGCGGCGCCAACGGCCGCCTGCGTTGCAACCGTGGGCACAGCCGATTTGCGTGCGACGGTCGCGGCTCTGCAGCGGCAGGCGGCCGATCTCGTCAGCCGCCTGGCACCGGCCGCCATCCAGGCGCTGCCTTCGGACTGGCGCCGGGTGTCCCGCGACGCCCTGCCGAAGCAGATGCCCTGCGGTTGGATCCGGCCGCTGATCTTTCTCTTTATCATCGCCGATGCCTTCTGCATCTCCTTTTTCCCCCTCTATGTCGAAACCCTCTACGCCCCCGTCCGGGGGGTGTCTCGGGAAGTGGTGATCGGGCTTCCCATTTCGGTTTTCATGGCGGTCTTCGCCCTCAGCATGCCGCTTACCGGTAGCTGGTCGGAGCGCGTCGGCTGGTGCCGGCCGCTGCTGGCGGGCATCGTTTTCAACGCCGTTGGCCTGCTGCTGACCGCCGCTGCGGGCAGCATCGCGCAGTTGGTGGTTTTCCGGGCGGTTACGGCGCTGGGCTTCGGGATGGTGTTCATGGCCTGCCAGCGTTTCGTGATCGACAACACCTCGGTGCGGGAGCGTGCAGTGGGGATGGCGGCTTTTCTGGCGGCCTTTTTCGGGGGAGACATCTGCGGTACGGTAATGGGCGGGGTGCTGGCCGATCGCATCGGCTACCGCAGTATCTTTCTGCTCAGCGGCGGGGTGTCGCTCTTGGCCCTGGCGCTCGGGGTTCTGCTTTTCAGGCACGCCTGGAGGGTCCCGCCCAAACCCGCCGTCCAACGCGGCTGGCCCCTGCGCGGCGCCTTGAAAGTGCTGCTGGACCGCGAATTTTGTGCGGTGGTCTGGTTGCAGGCGATCCCCGCCAAGATCGTTCTGATCGGGGTGCTGTTCTATTTCGTGCCCCTTTACCTGCGCCAGGGGGCCGCCTCCCAGGGGGACATCGGCCGGGTGATCATCTGCTACGGTCTATCCATGGTGTTTCTTGGCCCCCTCTTTTACCGCTGCTGCGATCGTCCGGCCTACCGCAAATACTACATCGGTGTCGGCGGCCTTCTGACCGCCCTTGCGCTGTCGGTTTTTCTCTTTTTTTCCGGCGTGGGGGCGGCGGTCTTCCTGGCCGCGATGCTGGGTCTGGCCCACACCTTTTCGGTGTCCTCGCAGGCCGCCTTCATCACCGAAACCCGGGTGGCCAAAGCCATGGGGGAGGGGGCCGGGATGGGGCTCTTTCGTTTCTGGGAACGGGTCGGCAACGTGGCCGGGCCGCTGGTGGTCGGCGGGTTGATCAGCCGCCTGGGGTATGAAAGCGCGATGGTTGCCCTGGCGGCCTTTTCGCTGGCCGCCAGCCTGGCCTATCTCGCGGTGATTGGCGGGCCCTGGCGCTTGCGGCCTCAGGCCAGGAGGCTCAAATAA
- a CDS encoding arginine N-succinyltransferase, whose protein sequence is MNIRFLIRSAARRDLKDLMRLAPQASLVNLPPDEDILTIKIARSLQAFSANPPPSAEYLFVLEDVASGEVVGTSLIIARYATPRTPHYFFEVRDTSQGQELTLGVRTGGLSAIGGLVLDRRYRGMPEKRGKQISLIRFVFMGMQPQRFEPTVLSELMAPVAADGSNRFWDALGGHFTGMRYAEAFELTRQKRRDFIPRHFPATPIRLPANGCGLQRNRDQVLDSGKPEQRILEKVGFTYGRRVDPMDGALHYEAPLAEISIVKNGRFYRVSETGRRDCTQSALLGFMRGDRFFGGQYPVRASGGNAALPGEVMALLGLKNGEAVYLSLLA, encoded by the coding sequence ATGAACATCCGATTTCTCATCCGAAGCGCCGCCCGCCGCGATCTGAAAGACCTGATGAGGCTGGCGCCCCAGGCGTCACTGGTAAACCTGCCGCCGGACGAAGACATCCTGACGATAAAAATCGCCCGCAGCCTCCAGGCCTTTTCCGCCAACCCGCCGCCATCCGCGGAATATCTCTTCGTCCTGGAAGATGTCGCCAGCGGCGAGGTGGTGGGAACCTCGCTGATCATCGCACGCTATGCGACCCCCCGGACACCCCATTATTTTTTTGAAGTGCGCGACACCTCCCAGGGCCAGGAATTGACCCTCGGGGTGCGCACGGGGGGCCTCAGCGCCATCGGCGGCCTGGTGCTCGACCGGCGCTACCGCGGCATGCCGGAGAAACGCGGCAAGCAGATCAGCCTGATCCGCTTCGTGTTTATGGGGATGCAGCCCCAGCGTTTCGAACCGACAGTGCTCTCGGAGCTGATGGCACCCGTTGCAGCGGACGGCTCCAACCGTTTCTGGGATGCGCTGGGCGGACATTTCACCGGCATGCGCTACGCCGAGGCCTTTGAATTGACCCGCCAGAAGCGCCGCGATTTCATCCCGCGCCATTTCCCCGCCACCCCCATCCGCCTGCCTGCCAACGGCTGCGGTTTGCAGCGCAACCGGGACCAGGTGCTGGACTCGGGCAAACCGGAGCAGCGAATCCTGGAGAAGGTCGGCTTCACCTACGGCCGGCGGGTGGATCCCATGGACGGTGCGCTGCACTACGAAGCCCCCCTGGCGGAGATCAGCATCGTCAAAAACGGCCGCTTCTACCGGGTATCGGAAACGGGCCGCAGGGACTGCACCCAGTCGGCGCTGCTGGGGTTCATGCGCGGGGACCGTTTTTTCGGCGGGCAGTACCCGGTCCGGGCGAGCGGCGGCAACGCCGCCCTGCCCGGGGAGGTGATGGCCCTGTTGGGTCTTAAAAACGGCGAAGCGGTTTATTTGAGCCTCCTGGCCTGA